A stretch of DNA from Oceanidesulfovibrio indonesiensis:
CGGTGGTGGAAGAACACGCCCCTTCGTGGAAGATGGCGTCGATCTCGCCGAACTCTTCGCCGGCCATAATCTGGATAAGGAAATCTTCTTTATCCATGTAGTCAGCGATGTTCAGATCCACCAGGTTGACGAACTTGGTGCCGTCTTTCAGGTTGTCAACCACCAGGATGTCGGTGAAGCCTTTGTCATTGAGAGCCTTAACAATATTGCTGCCGATAAAGCCCGCGCCGCCGGTAACGATGATCATAACGGTAACCTTTGAAGTGTGGAGTCCGGGCACAATCCCGGACGCTAATGCTTCTATCATATCATTAGTATGGCTGCCCTTCAGCCATTAACCGACATAGCGCAAGGGTA
This window harbors:
- a CDS encoding NAD-dependent epimerase/dehydratase family protein: MIIVTGGAGFIGSNIVKALNDKGFTDILVVDNLKDGTKFVNLVDLNIADYMDKEDFLIQIMAGEEFGEIDAIFHEGACSSTT